In a single window of the Salvelinus sp. IW2-2015 unplaced genomic scaffold, ASM291031v2 Un_scaffold563, whole genome shotgun sequence genome:
- the LOC112068566 gene encoding uncharacterized protein, with protein sequence MFCMLWIVFQTMALLVEAGGQSSGSGEAGGGNGGVVNGGMVGNTVKPGVMNGLVLNGQPFLAQVIPVGGSLLIQQPGALGQAAMPQLVPIGALQQGGALPVGQAGAANGVPLQQGQLPQLANRVVPLFAVLPQENGIGGPQAPMLIQIIPVGGGNNLQQPAAGGKARKARVKHSVPFHGMPTSTRTDAPLTKVIAGEVEESSGSDTSEC encoded by the exons ATGTTTTGTATGCTGTGGATCGTCTTTCAGACAATGGCTCTCCTG GTGGAAGCTGGAGGACAGTCTTCAGGTAGTGGCGAG GCTGGTGGTGGCAATGGAGGAGTTGTGAATGGAGGCATGGTCGGTAACACTGTTAAACCAGGGGTTATGAATGGGCTTGTCTTAAATGGGCAACCCTTTCTGGCACAG GTGATACCAGTTGGTGGATCATTACTTATTCAACAACCGGGTGCACTTGGTCAGGCCGCCATGCCCCAGCTGGTTCCCATTGGTGCACTTCAGCAGGGTGGGGCACTTCCTGTAGGGCAGGCGGGAGCAGCCAATGGAGTGCCACTACAACAAGGACAGCTTCCTCAACTAGCCAATAGG GTTGTACCATTATTTGCAGTTCTGCCACAGGAAAATGGCATCGGAGGCCCCCAGGCTCCAATGTTGATACAG ATTATTCCTGTGGGTGGAGGAAACAACCTTCAGCAGCCAGCGGCTGGAGGGAAGGCAAGAAAAGCCAGAGTCAAG CATTCAGTCCCTTTTCATGGAATGCCCACATCAACAAGAACAGATGCTCCACTG ACCAAGGTGATTGCTGGGGAGGTGGAAGAATCCTCTGGCTCTGACACCAGTGAATGCTGA
- the LOC112068557 gene encoding SPARC-like protein 1 — protein sequence MKNRLLFLCLLASAFAVSVKGKPHDKHQALSKSSHTAKDKDVVPDEANEGEVLPTFMTFESSSQDQEDEDMSYEDNANANLGPSNEEGVFEVSDSGERSTPVLLSDKALVDLLQGESEEEEVEEEEEEEEEEGKIESEETQSEEEEGEEAEGDLEKEEEDEEVVEVEEEVDVEAEKEAEKVEATADEEESVEDEEKGEEEEEPVFGDGELKQEAEVEETYSNTEPEIPEDLDYAGDSDNTQPLETELEEGKPLAEDAQLLLNKEEEAKVEEKEGQVSKEDEIPTATDDYESQQDIQDAEASESQEVLGQFKLPEGSKDQEKGFKDDSQEKGNNKKDGDTDAELQETKNSVDLDGTRLSVEGGEEKEEKNINESASHSLGKARKQRKNQRVRKHPPQRDEAAPAEGVPDHQGDEGEKEHYRTTDNAVYKPKRRRAGKWAPLVGMNPVQIRATVDLYPSARPSLAASLYRPQASAADPCENFRCKRGKTCQLNEEKKPMCVCQEPSACPQSVTDYDHVCGTNNVTYDTSCELFATKCNLEGSKRGHRLHLDYTGPCKFIAPCMNGELVQFPLRMRDWLKNVLLQLYEHDSMSPGFLTPKQRIRVRKIHESERRLHAGDHPIELLAQDFEKNYNMYIYPVHWQFAQMDQHPSDRFLSHSELAPLRVPLVPMEHCTSRFFQECDADKDKQVSFREWAHCFGIKDEDMDVNLLF from the exons ATGAAGAACCGTTTACTGTTCCTTTGCCTATTGGCCTCAGCATTTGCTGTGTCT GTCAAAGGCAAACCTCACGACAAACATCAAGCTTTATCCAAGTCCTCACACACAGCTAAAGACAAG GACGTTGTTCCAGATGAGGCCAATGAGGGGGAGGTCTTGCCGACTTTCATGACCTTCGAGTCTAGCAGTCAGGATCAGGAAGACGAGGACATGAGCTACGAGGACAATGCTAATGCTAATCTGGGTCCCTCCAATGAGGAAGGGGTGTTCGAGGTGTCTGACAGTGGTGAGAGGAGCACCCCTGTCCTGCTGAGCGATAAGGCACTGGTGGACCTCCTCCAGGGGgagtcagaggaagaagaggtggaagaggaggaggaggaagaagaggaggagggaaagatcGAGTCTGAGGAGACAcagtctgaagaggaggagggggaagaagcGGAGGGAGActtggaaaaggaggaggaggatgaggaggtggtagaggtggaggaagaggtggatgtggaggcagagaaagaggcagaaaAGGTGGAGGCGACGGCGGATGAGGAGGAGTCAGTTGAggatgaggagaagggagaggaagaggaggaacctGTGTTCGGGGACGGAGAATTAAAGCAAGAGGCTGAAGTCGAAGAGACGTACAGCAACACCGAGCCGGAGATTCCAGAGGATCTGGACTACGCAGGCGACAGTGACAACACACAGCCCCTGGAAACTGAGCTTGAGGAAGGGAAACCCCTCGCCGAAGACGCCCAGCTCCTCTTAAATAAGGAAGAGGAGGCAAAGGTGGAGGAGAAAGAAGGACAAGTTAGCAAGGAAGACGAAATCCCCACTGCCACTGATGACTATGAGTCCCAGCAGGACATACAAGACGCCGAGGCCTCTGAGAGCCAGGAAGTGCTCGGCCAGTTCAAACTCCCAGAGGGAAGCAAGGACCAGGAGAAAGGTTTCAAGGACGATTCCCAAGAAAAGGGGAACAATAAAAAAGACGGAGACACAGACGCTGAACTCCAAGAGACAAAGAACAGTGTGGATCTTGATGGGACACGTCTTTCTGtagaagggggagaagagaaggaggagaagaacatAAACGAgagcgccagtcactccctaggCAAAGCTAGGAAGCAGAGGAAGAACCAGAGGGTGAGGAAGCACCCCCCACAGAGGGATGAGGCCGCGCCAGCAGAGGGAGTCCCAGACCACCAGGGGGATGAGGGGGAGAAGGAACACTACCGCACCACTGACAATGCTGTCTACAAGCCCAAGCGGAGAAGAGCAGGGAAATGG GCTCCTCTGGTGGGAATGAACCCGGTCCAGATCAGGGCGACAGTGGACCTCTACCCCAGCGCCAGGCCCTCTTTGGCGGCCAGCTTATACAGACCCCAAGCCTCCGCTGCCG aCCCTTGTGAGAACTTCCGTTGTAAACGTGGAAAGACCTGCCAACTCAACGAGGAGAAGAAGCCTATGTGCGTGTGTCAGGAGCCTTCTGCCTGCCCACAGAGTGTCACTGACTATGACCAT GTCTGTGGAACTAACAATGTCACCTACGACACATCCTGTGAGCTCTTTGCCACTAAGTGCAACCTGGAAGGCAGCAAGAGAGGCCATAGACTTCACCTGGACTACACTGGACCCTGCAAAT TCATCGCACCGTGTATGAATGGCGAACTGGTCCAGTTTCCTCTGCGTATGCGCGACTGGCTGAAGAACGTCTTGCTGCAGCTCTATGAACATGACTCCATGTCCCCTGGCTTCCTCACCCCCAAGCAACGCATCAGA GTGAGAAAGATCCACGAGAGTGAGAGGCGCCTCCATGCCGGCGACCACCCCATTGAGTTGCTGGCCCAGGACTTCGAGAAGAACTACAACATGTACATCTATCCCGTGCACTGGCAGTTCGCTCAGATGGACCAGCACCCTTCTGACAG GTTCCTGTCCCACTCTGAGCTGGCCCCCCTGAGGGTCCCATTGGTCCCCATGGAGCATTGTACCTCCCGCTTCTTCCAGGAGTGTGATGCAGACAAAGACAAACAGGTGTCCTTCAGGGAGTGGGCCCACTGCTTCGGCATCAAGGATG AGGACATGGATGTCAACCTGCTCTTCTGA